From Anopheles darlingi chromosome 2, idAnoDarlMG_H_01, whole genome shotgun sequence, the proteins below share one genomic window:
- the LOC125958824 gene encoding uncharacterized protein LOC125958824 — MEYENLLQFSLEQHLTKPPFAILDLFTEVALEDFNYSGLCNYTGRNKKAMKNYKIFTTCINNAWKEHYTEEETVHFVRRVIILIGNRKRSRRLKGKTTKNPAKKQPAKKKKITNSNNSKNKKQ, encoded by the exons ATGGAATAC GAAAATTTACTTCAATTTTCTTTGGAGCAGCATCTTACCAAACCACCCTTTGCTATTCTGGATCTCTTTACGGAAGTTGCATTAGAAGATTTCAACTATTCCGGCTTGTGTAACTATACCGGTCGCAACAAAAAAGCGATGAAAAATTATAAGATTTTTACGACCTGCATTAACA ATGCGTGGAAGGAACACTACACCGAAGAAGAAACTGTGCATTTCGTACGACGCGTAATCATTTTGATTGGAAATAGGAAACGATCAAGAAGGCTCAAAGGGAAAACCACGAAAAATCCTGCGAAAAAACAACCTgccaagaagaaaaagattacAAACTCCAACAACTctaagaataaaaaacaatag
- the LOC125958803 gene encoding uncharacterized protein LOC125958803: MEPTIKIEEESTGFDEFHFESGQQVIEEDNATKLKRGTSRRDVARKRTMDIAELFQLSIDCTTRRNLLMEPFPISTVNELNEFDMLLLESPSFTEKCAQMLHSVVREDGNSLDNVTCHMRLLLEHAIDYVVILRYSWYGFMPRSPVARSCGEQQPFRGLLGVISLLHRTRQLRFATCSREEINEGIEKFLKQ, from the exons ATGGAACCGACAATAAAAATTGAAGAAGAGAGTACGGGATTTgatgaatttcattttgagTCGGGGCAGCAAGTGATTGAGGAAGACAACGCAACCAAGTTGAAAAGAGGAACATCTAGGAGAGATGTCGCACGTAAACGAACTATGGATATTGCTGAGCTCTTTCAGCTTTCCATCGACTGCACCACTCGCCGAAACCTACTGATGGAGCCATTTCCCATAAGCACGGTGAATGAACTTAACGAATTCGATATGCTCCTTCTAGAGAGTCCTTCCTTCACGGAAAAATGT GCACAAATGCTTCATTCTGTTGTTCGGGAAGATGGAAATTCATTAGATAATGTCACGTGTCATATGCGATTATTGTTGGAACACGCAATTGACTATGTGGTGATCTTGCGGTACAGCTGGTACGGATTCATGCCTCGTTCACCAGTGGCACGGAGCTGTGGGGAGCAGCAGCCTTTCCGAGGACTGTTGGGAGTGATCAGTTTATTGCATCGTACGAGACAACTACGATTTGCTACTTGTAGCCGAGAAGAGATTAACGAGGGAATCGAAAAGTTTCTTAAAC AATAG